In one window of Pseudomonas sp. IAC-BECa141 DNA:
- a CDS encoding aspartate/glutamate racemase family protein: MRILVVNVNTTESITQAIARSAQTVASPGTEIVGLTPHFGADSVEGNFESYLAAIAVMDRVMSYDQPFDAVIQAGYGEHGREGLQELLNVPVVDITDAAASTAMFLGHAYSVVTTLDRTVPLIEDRLKLSGLWDRCASVRASGLAVLELEHEPQRALEAIVHQAELAVTQDKAEVICLGCGGMAGLDEKIRQRTGVPVVDGVTAAVTIAESLVRLGLSTSKVRTYATPRPKTIIGWPARFAR, translated from the coding sequence ATGCGAATTCTCGTGGTCAACGTCAACACCACCGAATCCATCACCCAGGCCATCGCCCGTTCGGCGCAGACTGTCGCCTCGCCCGGCACCGAGATTGTCGGCCTGACCCCGCATTTCGGCGCCGATTCAGTCGAGGGCAATTTCGAAAGTTATCTGGCCGCCATCGCCGTGATGGACCGGGTGATGTCCTACGACCAGCCGTTCGACGCCGTGATTCAGGCCGGCTACGGCGAACACGGTCGCGAAGGTTTGCAGGAACTGCTCAACGTACCCGTGGTGGACATCACCGATGCGGCGGCGAGCACTGCGATGTTTCTGGGCCATGCGTATTCGGTGGTCACCACACTGGATCGCACAGTGCCGCTGATCGAGGATCGGCTGAAACTGTCCGGCCTGTGGGACCGCTGCGCCTCGGTGCGCGCCAGTGGCCTGGCGGTTCTGGAGCTGGAGCACGAGCCGCAACGGGCGTTGGAAGCGATCGTGCATCAGGCGGAACTGGCGGTCACTCAGGATAAGGCCGAAGTGATCTGCCTCGGCTGCGGCGGCATGGCCGGACTTGATGAGAAGATTCGTCAGCGCACCGGAGTACCGGTGGTGGATGGCGTCACTGCGGCCGTGACCATCGCCGAATCGCTGGTGCGACTGGGGCTGTCGACATCCAAGGTGCGCACGTATGCGACGCCGCGTCCAAAAACCATCATCGGTTGGCCAGCTCGTTTTGCGCGTTGA